A genomic window from Flavobacterium phycosphaerae includes:
- the xerD gene encoding site-specific tyrosine recombinase XerD, which yields MNWSGYIKSFQTYLKLERGLSTNTVANYTFDLERLCDFLVQNNINVAPEKINEATIEQFIYAVSKEVNARSQARIISGLKSFFAYLIFEDYRVDNPMELIEAPKIGRKLPDTLSVADIDNLIGAIDLSTPEGERNRAMLETLYSCGLRVSEIVSLKISDLFFEEGFIKITGKGNKQRFVPVATTTQKYIEVYKNSIRSHLDIAKGFEDTLFLNRRGKQLTRAMIFTIIKTLAVKINLNKNISPHTLRHSFATHLLENGADLRSIQMMLGHESITTTEIYVHLDRKHLTQIMHTFHPRKK from the coding sequence ATGAACTGGAGTGGCTATATAAAAAGCTTTCAAACTTATTTAAAATTAGAACGTGGTTTGTCAACGAACACAGTTGCCAATTATACCTTTGATTTAGAGCGATTGTGTGATTTCTTAGTGCAGAATAACATTAATGTAGCTCCGGAAAAAATAAATGAAGCTACTATTGAACAGTTTATTTATGCCGTTTCCAAAGAAGTTAATGCCCGTTCGCAAGCCCGAATTATATCAGGATTAAAAAGCTTTTTTGCCTATTTGATTTTTGAAGATTATCGGGTTGATAATCCAATGGAGTTAATTGAGGCGCCCAAAATCGGAAGAAAACTACCGGATACCTTATCGGTTGCTGATATCGATAATCTTATTGGCGCTATCGATTTGTCTACTCCTGAGGGAGAACGTAACAGGGCTATGCTTGAAACGCTTTATAGTTGCGGTCTTCGTGTTTCTGAAATTGTAAGCCTGAAGATTTCTGATTTGTTTTTTGAGGAAGGTTTTATAAAAATTACCGGAAAAGGAAATAAGCAACGCTTTGTTCCGGTTGCTACTACCACACAAAAGTACATTGAAGTATATAAAAACAGCATTCGGTCTCATCTCGATATAGCCAAAGGTTTTGAAGATACTTTGTTTTTAAACCGACGAGGGAAACAGCTTACCAGAGCTATGATTTTTACTATAATCAAAACATTAGCGGTGAAAATAAATCTGAATAAAAATATTAGCCCTCATACACTAAGGCATTCTTTTGCTACGCATTTGTTGGAGAACGGAGCGGACTTGCGTTCAATTCAAATGATGTTGGGTCACGAATCGATTACCACTACAGAGATTTATGTTCACTTGGATAGAAAACATTTAACACAAATCATGCATACATTTCATCCTCGAAAAAAGTAA
- a CDS encoding response regulator, translated as MKFNDVFVVDDDKIYHFLIKKLLTSNNINLNLSFFENGLVAIEGIKDKIEKGDTPPDLILLDINMPVLDGWQFLEEYKLLKDKIEKDIIIYIISSSDNTVDKDRAKDFQDEVKDYYLKPVTIEAIKSIFSI; from the coding sequence ATGAAGTTTAACGACGTTTTTGTAGTAGATGATGATAAGATTTATCATTTTCTTATCAAGAAATTACTAACCAGCAATAATATAAATTTAAATCTGTCTTTTTTTGAAAACGGGTTGGTGGCTATTGAGGGTATAAAGGATAAAATTGAAAAGGGTGACACACCACCGGATTTAATTTTGCTTGATATTAATATGCCGGTTCTTGATGGATGGCAGTTTTTGGAAGAGTATAAGCTTCTTAAAGATAAAATTGAAAAGGATATCATCATTTATATTATTAGCTCCTCAGACAATACGGTTGATAAAGACAGAGCTAAAGATTTTCAAGACGAGGTAAAGGATTACTACTTGAAACCGGTAACCATTGAAGCTATAAAATCAATTTTTTCCATATAA